In Silene latifolia isolate original U9 population chromosome X, ASM4854445v1, whole genome shotgun sequence, the following proteins share a genomic window:
- the LOC141617650 gene encoding uncharacterized protein LOC141617650 yields MPDSPHDDSADSYDAHDDPLYVSSSDNHNQRLVDLPFDGTGLLLWKKDVLMALASKNKEGFVTGTCPQLPSTDKTYRKWRRCDLLVLKWILNSLHKKIKENMMYVTTSKELWGELVERYRQVK; encoded by the coding sequence ATGCCTGATTCACCACATGATGATTCTGCTGATTCTTATGACGCACATGATGATCCTCTCTATGTGTCTTCTTCTGATAATCATAATCAACGCCTTGTTGATCTACCGTTTGATGGAACTGGTCTTCTCCTTTGGAAAAAGGATGTTTTAATGGCCTTAGCATCCAAAAACAAAGAAGGTTTTGTCACTGGTACCTGTCCACAACTACCTTCCACAGACAAAACATACAGAAAATGGCGTCGTTGTGATTTGCTTGTCCTCAAATGGATTCTTAACTCTCTTCACAAGAAAATCAAGGAAAATATGATGTATGTTACTACTTCTAAAGAACTATGGGGTGAGCTTGTTGAGAGGTATAGGCAGGTCAAATGA